In one Amaranthus tricolor cultivar Red isolate AtriRed21 chromosome 8, ASM2621246v1, whole genome shotgun sequence genomic region, the following are encoded:
- the LOC130820856 gene encoding glutamate--glyoxylate aminotransferase 2 yields MPKGLDYELLNENVKKCQYAVRGELYLRASELQKEGKKIIFTNVGNPHALGQKPLTFPRQVIALCQAPFLLDDPNVGLVFPADAIARAKHYLSLTSGGLGAYSDSRGIPGVRKEIAEFIGRRDGYPSDPELIFLTDGASKGVMQILNAIIGGQQDGILVPVPQYPLYSATISLLGGSLVPYYLEESANWGLDINNLRDAVRQASFKGITVRAMVIINPGNPTGQCLSIANIKEIVNFCIQENLVLMADEVYQQNIYQDERPFISARKVLLDMGPPQSKELQLVSFHTVSKGYWGECGQRGGYFEMTNIPPKTVEEIYKIASIALSPNVPGQIFLGLMVNPPKPGDISYLKFEQESKGILKSLRKRAQIMTDGFNSCRNVVCNFTEGAMYSFPQICLPPRAIEAAKSAGKHPDVFYCLKLLEATGISTVPGSGFGQKEGVFHMRTTILPAEEDMPAIMDSFKKFNDAFMEQYEDHRGYSRM; encoded by the exons ATGCCGAAGGGACTGGACTACGAGTTGCTGAATGAAAACGTGAAAAAGTGCCAGTATGCTGTCAGGGGTGAGTTGTATCTTCGAGCTTCTGAACTCCAGAAAGAAGGGAAGAAG ATCATCTTCACTAATGTTGGAAATCCTCATGCACTAGGGCAGAAGCCATTGACATTCCCGCGTCAG GTGATTGCTTTGTGTCAAGCTCCATTTCTGCTCGATGATCCTAATGTTGGACTCGTATTTCCTGCTGATGCAATTGCAAGAGCAAAACATTACCTTTCTTTGACTTCAGGCGGTCTAG GTGCTTACAGTGATTCACGAGGTATTCCTGGCGTAAGAAAAGAGATTGCTGAGTTCATTGGACGACGGGATGGGTATCCTAG TGATCCGGAACTCATTTTCCTAACTGACGGTGCAAGCAAAGGAGTTATGCAAATCTTGAATGCTATCATTGGAGGCCAACAAGATGGg ATCTTAGTTCCTGTTCCACAGTACCCACTTTATTCTGCTACAATATCTTTACTGGGTGGCTCTCTTGTCCCGTATTATCTGGAGGAGTCAGCAAACTGGGGCCTTGACATCAATAATCTTCGTGATGCTGTTCGACAAGCCTCGTTCAAAGGAATAACT GTGCGTGCAATGGTCATTATAAACCCGGGAAATCCTACAGGACAATGCCTTAGCATAGCCAACATAAAGGAAATTGTGAATTTCTGTATCCAAGAGAACTTGGTGCTTATGGCTGATGAAGTATATCAGCAAAACATATACCAGGATGAGCGCCCCTTTATCAGTGCAAGAAAG GTTTTATTGGACATGGGCCCACCACAGAGCAAGGAACTCCAACTTGTGTCTTTCCACACTGTATCAAAAGGATATTGGGGTGAATGTGGACAAAGGGGTGGATATTTTGAGATGACAAATATTCCCCCAAAG ACAGTTGAAGAGATATACAAGATTGCTTCAATTGCACTAAGTCCTAATGTACCCGGGCAGATATTT ctaggattgatggtcaatccACCAAAGCCCGGAGATATTTCATATCTTAAATTTGAACAAGAGAG CAAAGGGATCCTTAAATCATTGAGGAAGAGAGCACAGATTATGACTGACGGATTTAACAGTTGTAGAAACGTCGTGTGCAACTTCACTGAAG GTGCCATGTACTCGTTCCCTCAAATATGCTTGCCGCCAAGAGCAATAGAAGCCGCAAAGTCGGCTGGCAAACACCCTGATGTCTTCTACTGTCTCAAGCTCTTGGAAGCTACCGGCATCTCCACTGTTCCTGGATCGGGATTTGGGCAGAAAGAAGG GGTCTTCCACATGAGGACTACCATCCTACCGGCTGAGGAAGACATGCCTGCTATCATGGATAGCTTTAAGAAGTTCAACGATGCATTCATGGAACAATACGAAGATCACCGAGGATACTCGAggatgtaa